A stretch of the Azospirillum thiophilum genome encodes the following:
- a CDS encoding methyl-accepting chemotaxis protein, giving the protein MNTRSQNQPAGVGAFANLRTATKVYTGFGVTLALLVGLGAVSWAGLRTSEDAMRRHAAQSHVAMTVAEADTAMADAFGAAEEFMSSGSPAVADRFRKDVDLLRRKLDSAVGRMTSTADLQAAQDIAGLQQTFAGGFDRLVAARTERDGIVASVVNTLGADIRRTLSDTVKAEKAAGKPDRALRAAEVSEQFLLVRVLVARFVVETKSEDLLRIHKDLGEVVAKADLLTDGMDDGPARTKLEAALAKLPAYGTGIERIATLSDELKSLNQETLGKAGREIGDKIGLIRTNSANFLDQLERTAAAEATAAEIRGTAVTAVALLLGLVLAWAISRAITRPLGTITQAMGRLAQGDLTVAVTDDLRRDEIGALARSLQVFKTSALEMERLRKAHEEAERQAAEHRRQTMMEMADTFESTVKGIVDTVANAATGMRDAATALTATAHEASERSLLVASASEQASANVQTVATATEELSASIAEIGQQVEHSTRIASQAVADADGADRTMRDLVAAADKIGQVVELISGIAAQTNLLALNATIEAARAGEAGKGFAVVASEVKALATQTARATDEIQAKVQEIQQTTGGAQKAIGGIGRTIGRMSEIATAIAAAIEEQAAATREIANSVTQAAQGTEEVSCNIAGVSTAVHETGDAAGRVHGTSRELAAEAERLRHEVGTFIATVRAA; this is encoded by the coding sequence ATGAACACCAGAAGCCAGAACCAGCCGGCCGGCGTCGGCGCCTTCGCCAACCTGCGCACTGCGACCAAGGTCTATACCGGATTCGGGGTCACGCTGGCGCTTCTGGTCGGGTTGGGGGCGGTATCCTGGGCCGGCCTGCGGACGAGCGAGGATGCCATGCGGCGCCACGCCGCCCAGTCGCACGTCGCCATGACGGTGGCGGAGGCCGACACCGCCATGGCCGACGCCTTTGGCGCGGCGGAGGAGTTCATGTCCAGCGGCTCGCCCGCCGTGGCCGACCGCTTCCGCAAGGACGTCGACCTGCTCCGGCGGAAGCTGGACAGCGCCGTCGGGCGGATGACCAGCACCGCCGATCTCCAGGCGGCGCAGGACATCGCCGGCCTGCAGCAGACCTTCGCCGGCGGCTTCGACCGCCTCGTGGCGGCGCGGACGGAGCGCGACGGGATCGTCGCCTCGGTGGTGAACACGCTGGGTGCCGACATCCGCCGGACGCTGAGCGACACGGTCAAGGCGGAGAAGGCCGCCGGCAAGCCGGACCGCGCCCTGCGGGCCGCGGAGGTCAGCGAACAGTTCCTGCTGGTCCGCGTTCTGGTCGCCCGCTTCGTGGTGGAAACCAAGTCGGAGGATCTGCTGCGCATCCACAAGGATCTGGGCGAGGTGGTCGCCAAGGCCGACCTGCTGACCGACGGGATGGACGATGGCCCGGCCAGGACCAAGCTGGAGGCCGCGCTCGCCAAGCTGCCCGCCTACGGCACCGGCATCGAGCGGATCGCGACGCTGAGCGACGAGCTGAAATCGCTGAATCAGGAGACGCTGGGCAAGGCCGGCCGGGAGATCGGCGACAAGATCGGCCTGATCCGCACCAATTCCGCCAATTTCCTGGACCAGCTCGAGCGCACCGCGGCGGCCGAGGCGACGGCGGCGGAGATCCGCGGCACCGCGGTAACGGCGGTGGCCCTGCTGCTCGGCCTGGTCCTGGCCTGGGCGATCTCGCGCGCCATCACCCGGCCGCTCGGCACCATCACCCAGGCGATGGGGCGGCTGGCCCAGGGCGACCTGACGGTCGCCGTCACCGACGATCTGCGCCGGGACGAGATCGGTGCGCTGGCCCGTTCGCTCCAGGTGTTCAAGACCAGTGCGCTGGAGATGGAGCGGCTGCGCAAGGCGCATGAGGAGGCCGAGCGGCAGGCGGCCGAGCATCGCCGCCAGACCATGATGGAGATGGCCGACACCTTCGAGAGCACGGTGAAGGGCATCGTCGACACCGTCGCCAACGCCGCCACCGGCATGCGCGACGCCGCCACCGCGCTGACCGCCACCGCGCATGAGGCGAGCGAGCGGTCGCTGCTGGTCGCCAGCGCGTCGGAACAGGCGTCGGCCAACGTGCAGACCGTCGCCACCGCGACCGAGGAGCTGTCGGCCTCCATCGCCGAGATCGGGCAGCAGGTGGAGCACTCCACCCGCATCGCCAGCCAGGCGGTGGCCGACGCCGACGGCGCCGACCGCACCATGCGCGATCTGGTCGCCGCCGCCGACAAGATCGGGCAGGTGGTGGAGCTGATCAGCGGCATCGCGGCGCAGACCAACCTGCTGGCGCTGAACGCCACCATCGAGGCGGCCAGGGCGGGCGAGGCCGGAAAGGGCTTCGCCGTGGTGGCGAGCGAGGTCAAGGCGCTGGCCACCCAGACCGCCAGGGCCACCGACGAGATCCAGGCCAAGGTCCAGGAAATCCAGCAGACCACCGGCGGCGCCCAGAAGGCCATCGGCGGCATCGGCCGGACCATCGGCCGGATGAGCGAGATCGCCACCGCCATCGCCGCCGCCATCGAGGAGCAGGCCGCCGCCACCCGCGAGATCGCCAACAGCGTCACCCAGGCGGCCCAGGGCACCGAGGAGGTGTCGTGCAACATCGCCGGCGTCAGCACCGCCGTGCATGAGACCGGCGACGCCGCCGGCCGCGTCCACGGCACCTCGCGCGAACTGGCCGCCGAAGCCGAACGCCTGCGGCACGAGGTCGGCACCTTCATCGCGACGGTGCGGGCTGCCTGA
- a CDS encoding dihydrodipicolinate synthase family protein: MPTIRLPRPDRSIESYTLAPPRGFPARTERPLTRIAFAAAHMVADPFADCDPWLAPAIDWDRTIAFREHLWDLGLGVAEAMDTAQRGMGLDWPTSLELIRRSQSAAKVRGGVIACGAGTDHLPPENARSVDDVIRAYEEQIEAIEALDGRIILMASRALARVAKGPEDYARVYGRILSQVKQPVILHWLGDMFDPALAGYWGTGDVDAAMDTALSIIGDFAPKVDGIKISLLDKDKEIVMRRRLPDGVRMYTGDDFNYAELIAGDGQRHSDALLGIFDAIAPAAAAALAHLAEGDEAGFHDILAPTVPLSRHIFKAPTRFYKTGVVFMAYLNGHQDHFTMVGGQESTRSTLHLAELFRLADKAGLLSDPDRAAQRMAAVLAVRGIA, translated from the coding sequence ATGCCGACCATCCGCCTCCCGCGCCCCGACCGCAGCATCGAGAGCTACACCCTGGCCCCGCCGCGCGGCTTTCCCGCCCGCACCGAGCGGCCGCTGACCCGCATCGCCTTCGCCGCCGCCCACATGGTCGCCGACCCGTTCGCCGACTGCGACCCGTGGCTGGCGCCGGCCATCGACTGGGACCGGACCATCGCCTTCCGCGAACATCTGTGGGATCTCGGCCTCGGCGTCGCCGAGGCGATGGACACGGCGCAGCGCGGCATGGGGCTGGACTGGCCGACCTCGCTGGAGCTGATCCGCCGCTCGCAGTCGGCGGCCAAGGTGCGCGGCGGGGTGATCGCCTGCGGCGCCGGCACCGACCATCTGCCGCCGGAGAACGCCCGCAGCGTCGACGACGTCATCCGCGCCTATGAGGAGCAGATCGAGGCGATCGAGGCGTTGGACGGCCGCATCATCCTGATGGCGTCGCGCGCGCTGGCCCGCGTCGCCAAGGGGCCGGAGGATTACGCCCGCGTCTATGGCCGCATCCTGTCGCAGGTGAAGCAGCCGGTCATCCTGCATTGGCTGGGCGACATGTTCGACCCGGCGCTGGCCGGCTATTGGGGCACCGGCGACGTCGACGCGGCGATGGACACCGCGCTGTCGATCATCGGCGACTTCGCGCCCAAGGTCGACGGCATCAAGATCTCGCTGCTCGACAAGGACAAGGAGATCGTCATGCGCCGCCGCCTGCCGGACGGCGTGCGCATGTACACCGGCGACGACTTCAACTATGCCGAGCTGATCGCCGGCGACGGGCAGCGTCATTCCGACGCGCTGCTCGGCATCTTCGACGCCATCGCGCCCGCCGCCGCCGCGGCGCTGGCCCATCTGGCCGAGGGCGACGAGGCTGGGTTCCACGACATCCTCGCCCCCACCGTGCCGCTGTCGCGCCACATCTTCAAGGCGCCCACCCGCTTCTACAAGACCGGCGTCGTCTTCATGGCCTACCTGAACGGCCACCAGGACCATTTCACCATGGTCGGCGGGCAGGAGAGCACCCGGTCCACCCTGCATCTGGCCGAGCTGTTCCGGCTGGCCGACAAGGCCGGGCTGCTGTCCGATCCCGACCGGGCGGCGCAGCGGATGGCGGCGGTGCTGGCGGTGCGGGGGATCGCCTGA
- a CDS encoding sugar phosphate isomerase/epimerase family protein: MRDFKARDFSGDHRWLSINTATVRKQGNLLEIAEACVRRGIGAIAPWRDQVAAVGLDAAVRAVRTGELALSGYCRGGMFPADPSKAAEVRDDNRRAVDEAAALGAVCLVLVVGGLPHYSRPGSAVSKDIALARSQVEDGIAELLDYARKAGMPLAIEPLHPMYAADRACVNTMAHALDLCDRLDPARTGALGVAVDVYHVWWDPDLQAQIRRAGKERLLAFHVCDWLVPTADLLLDRGMMGDGVIDIPRIRGWVEEAGFAGWSEVEIFSQANWWERPMGEVLDTCIERHRSAV; encoded by the coding sequence ATGCGCGACTTCAAGGCACGGGACTTTTCCGGCGACCACCGCTGGCTGTCGATCAACACCGCGACCGTCCGCAAGCAGGGCAACCTGCTGGAGATCGCCGAGGCCTGCGTCCGCCGCGGCATCGGCGCCATCGCGCCCTGGCGCGACCAGGTCGCGGCGGTCGGGCTGGATGCCGCGGTGCGGGCGGTGCGGACGGGCGAGCTGGCGCTGTCCGGCTATTGCCGCGGCGGCATGTTCCCGGCCGACCCGTCCAAGGCGGCGGAGGTGCGCGACGACAACCGCCGCGCGGTGGACGAGGCGGCGGCGCTGGGCGCCGTCTGCCTGGTGCTGGTGGTGGGCGGCCTGCCGCACTATTCCCGCCCCGGCTCCGCCGTCAGCAAGGACATCGCGCTGGCGCGGTCGCAGGTGGAGGACGGCATCGCCGAGCTGCTGGACTATGCCCGCAAGGCCGGCATGCCGCTGGCGATCGAGCCGCTGCACCCGATGTATGCCGCCGACCGCGCCTGCGTGAACACCATGGCGCATGCGCTCGACCTCTGCGACCGGCTCGACCCTGCGCGGACCGGGGCGCTGGGGGTGGCGGTCGACGTCTACCATGTCTGGTGGGATCCGGATCTGCAGGCGCAGATCCGCCGCGCCGGCAAGGAGAGGCTGCTGGCCTTCCATGTCTGCGACTGGCTGGTGCCGACCGCCGACCTGCTGCTCGACCGCGGCATGATGGGCGACGGCGTCATCGACATCCCGCGCATCCGCGGCTGGGTCGAGGAGGCCGGCTTCGCCGGCTGGTCGGAGGTGGAGATCTTCTCGCAAGCCAACTGGTGGGAACGCCCGATGGGCGAGGTGCTGGACACCTGCATCGAGCGCCACCGCAGCGCGGTGTGA